Genomic segment of Canis aureus isolate CA01 chromosome 16, VMU_Caureus_v.1.0, whole genome shotgun sequence:
TACCTAATTCAACACCAATCTTGAGGCTGGATTAAGTATCTTTCTAAATCTGTGACCCTGTCTCTCgtaataactatttttaagggtatagttcagtggcattaagtacattcacattgttgtgcaaccatttccagaacatttttcttttcatgtgcccAAACTGAGACTCTGTATCCATTCCACAATAACTCCCCATCCCACCcacagcccagcccctggcaaccaccattcttctATTCTGGAAGCCTTTTGAGATGATCCCTTCCCTGCTGCTTTCAATCCAGCTGGAGTCCAGTTTTCCTCTCCTTGCAGATACAATATACAATACTTTGGGGAGAGGGCGGGCATGCATCTGAACACTTTATTGGCAGAAACAGGCCTATGTACCTTATAGGCAATAAAATTTCCCTTAAGGCAAACTAGAGCTACCAGACTTTTTAGCCGAAGGAGTTTTGAATGTGTATATGGATACCACAGCATATTAGGGCGAGTGTTGGCATATTAGGGCGAGGCCAACAACCCAGACGTTTAGTTTGGTTCTTAAAGGTTGTCAGAGTTGACAGCTAATGGAGATTCCATCTGATGACCACAGAAGTCAATCTACACTGGAAGAGCTGCCCAAGCTGGAAACCTGTGACCAATCCAGGGACAGGGTCAACtcttacaaacaaacaaagcttCTAATACTTAGCTAAgatttcttaggttttttttttttaagattttatttattcactcatgagagatagagagagagagagagagagagagagagagagagagaggcagcgacacaggtagagggagaagcaggcgccattcagggagcccgacctgggactggatctcaggtctccaggatcaggctctgggcagaaggtggcgccaaaccgcaaaccaccagggctgcccggattTCTTAGTCTTTAACACTCAAGACTCTGAAGCAGGGGAGCAACTATTTGGGGACTCTCTACTAATtataaaattggcaaaaaaaaaaaaaaaaaaaaaaaaaaaaacacaaaaaaatggagctcctgggtagcttagtctGTTGAgtctctgattcttgattttggctcaggtcatgatctcagggttgtgagactaagccccacattggagtCCATGCTggacttggagcctgcttaagattagctctctcttcctctccctctatgcctcccctgcctccctaagaaaataaataaaataatattaaaaaaataaaatttcatttgagCACAGCCTGTAACATTCACAGCACTGTAGAACTCAATAGGGAATACAATCAACACTATTCAATAGGATGACCACTTTCAAGGTTCACAAAAACATAGTTGATCATTACATCAGAATCATATTTACTCAATATGTCAGTGccagaaacaaaaactgaaaccGAACTGATTCAAGAAACATAATCTAATAAATTCTCCAAGAGGAAAACAACAATGATAAGAAGTTGACATGTTTTGTCTGCTTACCATGTTCCAGGGATAGTTCTAACCTTTTTATATTCGTCATCTCGTTTACTCTTACAATATCCCCCATGATGTAAGTTGAATTACCTTActttgcagataaagaaatagCAGCCTAGAGAGAATAAATACCTACAAATTTGACTCTAAAACCTAAAATTGCATAAGAAATCTAGAGACAGACATGGACAACAGATACCCAAAGCTTCTAATCACTATATCACTACTTTGTGTTATGGGCAAGCAATCAAGAAAGAAGATTGGGTCAAACACTTCCTATGTGGAGGCAAGTCACTGTATATCTATACACTGGGGACAAAAATATTTGCTGTCATTTGTCTCACACATACAACAAAGAACAAATTTGAGACTGCCGCTTTGGAAGCATTTGGTGAGTAAAAGAATATGAAGTGTTTTCATCCAACTAACTTTTCAAAATGAGTTTATTTGCTCAAGGAACATGAAGTACcttaaggacaaaaaaaaaaaaagaacaatgaagcAAGTCTTACCTAAAACTGCAACCAACAGTTTCTGGAATGCATCAGACATAGCCTTCTTTATAGGAAGCTTCTgggttgttttccttttcatcagAAATGATAATGGCCCtaaatccaaacaaaacaaatgaacttaaAAATTCTAGCTGAATAATAACTGATTTTTATTGATGTATGTTTAAAAGGAAAGTGCATCCATGATTCTTAGATCATTATCCTGGCAACTAAGGGCAGGCATAACACAAGAGTTTGGTGGAATGGCTCTGCTGTAGGTGTATCCTGGAAGGGCACATTCTTACTGCCCTGGTCTCTCCCATAAGTTCCTGAAGTACCAGAAGGGAGATGCAAGCCAAAAAGGTGGCACAAATCTCACATCACAGATTTCAAATGGACAAGTTGAAACTCTACTTCTACAGACCCTACCTACTCTCCTGTGCATCAAGGGCTGGAATCACACAGTAAGAAACATTTGGTGTTAGTGCACATGACCTGGTCTCTTCCTACGCATCACCCACAGGAGCCTATTTGCTAACAGCCCTGTCCCTGCCTTAAAACCCTAaagctagggacacctgggtggctcaggggttgagtgtctgccttcagcccagggcgtaatcctggggtccccgggatctactcccacattgagctccttgcatgaagcctgcttctccctctgcctatgtctctgccctctgtgtgtgtgtgtgtgtgtctcatgaataaataaataaaatcttcaaaaacaaacaaacaacccagagCTTAAGTGCTAtgaactctgggaaaaaaaacagtatcaatCGGAATACCTTTTCTAGGAAtctatatttgtttctttgcacAGCAGCCCTTTTATAGGAGGCAAAGGACTGAACATTTACACAAgagtttatttaaatctttagttGATAATTTTGCTGGCATAATTGAAGGCTACAAGAGATCTGAATTTGAAGGACTAGGACAATTTTAGCACAAGGCAAATTCTTAaccaaaaataggaaaaatattactTCCCTCTTCCTAAACTTCTTGGCAGAAAGTcagcttttgaattttaaagctaAAAGTTCTTTCAAGTATTGCctatgataaaacaaaaacaaaaacaaaacaaaacaaaacaaaacaaaacaaaacaaaaaccctgtatTGTAGGGCAGAAAAACTCCACCCAGGGCTTTCCCAGCAAGGGGAAAGACTTGATGATATATCTGAAAAGATGAGTTTTAGAAAGATTCTACCTCCACTCCACTCTACCTCCACTTCTACCTCCACTGTAAACAAACCTTCCTGCAGCTTATCCAAAGGCTCCTGGACCATGCCAACTCCAAGATTCTTACACTCATAGGATGGCAACACCACCTCTAAAGCACAGAAGAGTTGCAGGCTCTGCTTCTGAAGGGGTTCCGTGGTatcttcattttccctttcttcaagGTCAGAAAGATCCTGAAGCTGTTGGGATTTTCAATTAAAGGTCCTTCCTAGGATCTCAAGATGTtttcttattagaaataaaaactaaactccAGCAAACCTAGCTAACAGTTGAAGTATCCTATAGCTTCAAAATCAAGTAAGACTTGCAAATGAACTATAGATATAGACAATTGTTTTTTATTCTACACCCTACAAATATTGGTGAAAATTATGGACATCACCACCCAAATCATTGagagtattattaattttaggtgGCAGGCCAATGTTGAGGTCCTTCCACTTAGAGGACTCACATCTCCCCACTTCCAGTTCTCTCTTCTCTAATGTCCAAAATTTCGATGTTGAAGTGAGTCTGATTAGTCAAAGAAAATCTATAAAGTTTGCCTTGATGATCCTTTTTGACCATCCAttgaaaccaaaataataatttgcCAATTCTTGGCATTGGGAGCTATTTAGGGCAAGGGCCTGATGTTGAACCGCTTTATGTTTGGTGCCAAGATGAACCtaaagacatgagagagagaccGAAAAATATCACAACCTGCCACATAGGCTAGTTTTGGATACACCCGAGAGTTATCAATACCTATTTCATGAACtgattgtgaagattaaataggGAACAACATTGTAAGCAATGAGCTCATAGTAAGCCCTAAATGAATGTTATTTATCATTGTTAAGCTACAGTACTGTTCTGCATCATTTCTAGGGCCTCTGATTAATTGGAAGATTTCCTTCACCTCTAGTGGTGAGAGTGATGATGAAAGCAAGGAAGCCCTCCAGAAGCAAATGACAGGGTTGTAGGTGAGCAAAGGAAGTAAATTGTTTTTGTTGTCCCATCCTGTAGCTCCTGTCTGAGAACACAACCTGAAGAGCAGACAAGATGGACCTAACACGGACAAAGGACCTTAATCTACAACACTCTTCTCCCCAAGTTACTAACCTGTTAGAACAAGGAATATACATACTTCTATAAATTTTATAAGCAACGAAACAATTAGAGGTTATTTGCATTAAATAGCTCCTTTGAGAAGGCCAATGCCTCCAGTGTTAACTCTAAATGACTTACATTCTGTGGTGAATTTCTTACATCCACTAGTTTAGTCTTAAATGCCTATGTCAACTTTAGGCAGGATGtagtatattaaatattcataaatatttaaatattgcaAATAAAGTCATAGcactattgttcttttttaaatttttttttcttttttaaattttttaaagatttatttattcatgagagacacacagagaaaggtagagacataagcagagggagaagcaggctcccttggggagccagatgcagcactggatcccacaaccacaggatcacgccctgagcacaaccactgagccatctaggtgtcccagcactattaattcttatttttaaaaaagattatttatttatttatttattagagaaacagagagagacagagacaccagagagagacagagagagaagcaggctccatgcagggagcttcacgtgggcggcgctaaaccactaagccaccagggctgctctatTAATTCTTCACTGTTTGTTCCTCCATCCTTCTCTATCACTAGTTTATAAGCTCCTTTAGTGCTTGAAGGAAACATATCttattcttttctcattcctagAACCAAGTACATTCTGTTGTTGATTGAgcgaatgaatgaaagaatgagtgataagaaaatgaaattactttctCTAGCTGAAGCTGCCTGCtgggaaggagaaatgaagacaaaCTTTTAAATGTTGGGTGCTGCAGGGGAGGCTAATAGTGAGGCATAGTGGAGCTGTTCTGGACAACAAGGAAGCTTCAGAAGGGCCCTGAGCCTCCGAGTAGGAGAGATAGCTGTCACCTTGGATAAGCTTGCCAACCAATTTTCTTCATGCTACTGAAAAACGTTCTCAGGTGCCTTAGACCTTTCCTTGATTTATTTGGtttaagacattatttttttttctgtatttataaaaggcaaaaaacaacaacaaaaagcccaaCCAGGAACTATGTGTAGTTGCCAAAGTATTAAAGAACACATAAGTAAACTGGCTAACAATTTTGGAAAGCAGGAGTAATAACCCAAGgttctgtgttaaataaataaagagggtgcctggatggctcagatggttgggcacctgccttcggctcaggttgtgatcccaggttcttgggatcaagtcctgcctgcatcaggctccctcctcagcagagagtctgcttctccctctcatggtctcattctctttcaaatgaataggtgaaattaaaaaaataaataaattcacataaTAGTAAATATAAGCAACACTCTTCTTGTGAAGATTTCCTAAAATAAGAGGCAGCATAAAATGACACGGGATTCATTTTTTTAAcggttttatttccttattcatgagagagaaagagagaaaaacagagacacaagcagagggagaagtgggctccatgcagggagcccgatgtggggctccaggatcacgccctgggctgaaggcaggcgctaaaccgctgagccacccggggatccccgacACCGGATTTAACATCAATTGGGGGTTGATCTCTCGCTTCCAGTTTTTGTCATGAACCCTAAGTAAGCCACTTAACTATCCTGAGTTCGAGTTACTTcgtgtaaaaaaaggaaaaggaaaacaagtaaaagaaaaacacaaaaacgaCACAGCCACCCAAGGAAACCAGAGGATCGATGTAGCAATGCACCCGAAAGCATTCTGTAAATCAGGAGAGCTCTATGAATGCTAGTCTGTTGTCACAGAATTCGGCACTTTGTGCCAGCGGAGTTAGGAATTTCCTACTTGACCCACCTTCAGTGGAGAATTCTGAAACAGATGCTTCTCGTGACATGCCCTTTGTGCTCTGTGAGCATCCCTTGCTGAATAAAACTTGATGATGGCACAGAAACCAGGGCGGGCCACTGCCGCGTTTGGGAAGACTCCTACCGAATACAGGAGGCCGAACTGGGAGAATGCTGTGACCAGAGAGCGCTGCGGGCTGGTCCCGCACCAAATACGTACATGAAATTTCACGCCCAGAAACCAAAACTgcccgttcccttatattccctaaACCCTCTGCACAGGCAACCCAAGCACTTGTCACTTCGCGAACAGGTTTTCCTCTGGAACCCTAAGATTCGAAAAGCATTAGAAGGCAACAGGCGCTGGCTGTGGAGCGCTGCCCCTCAAAAGTCTCTTGGGGCTGAGCGGCCGCCGAGGTCCCCTCTAGAACCAGGGTGCCTCTCAGCGGAGACTACAAAGCGCTGAGGGGTAAGGCCAGTCTCCAGGGCTCCCGTCACCCGGTCACCGAGGGGGCggccttctccctgccccctccatcCTGGCTCGGCTCCCGGGCAAGGCCTCGGCCGAGGGTCCGGACTTAGCTCCCACACCAGCAAGGTTTTATCCCTCTCGGTGGGAACCGCAAAAGACACCGACTCCGCCACCCTCGCGTCACTGCTCGCAAGGTGCCCCCGCGCTGCTTCAAGagaggcggggccgggggcggggccggctcgGCGGGAGTGGggagagccccgccccgccccgccccgcccgccctggCCCCCCACTCTGCGCGGGTCTCTAACTCTACTTCCCCTCCCGCAGCCCCACCGCGCCAGAGTCCTAgagcttccttcttctcttcGAGTGAATTTTTAGGGTAGAGTCCAAAGGGTGAGCTTCCAGGATCCCAGCGTACGGTCATCTTTATAGCAACTGGCGTCAGCGGCACTGCCAGAGAAGATGTAGAGTCCCAAGCAGTTAGTAGTTACCTACTGACCTTTAAACATGTGCATTTCTCCGgtcgcctggctggctcagtggttgggggtTTCCTTCCGCGAGggctagggcgtgatcccgggatgccaggatccgtcccacctcgggctcccctgggggagaccccttctccctctgcctacgtctctgcctctctctgtgtgtttctcatgaatcaataaaatctttaaacattttttgagaTTTCTCAACTCCGTGTGGGAAATGATCTCTAAAGATAGAATACTTTGGCTTAATGCTTTCAggaggcacacctgggtggctcaatggttgagcatctgccttccgctcagggtgtgatcctggggtgcacgattgagtcccacatcaggctccttgcagggagcctgtttctccctctgcctgtctctctgcctctctctctctctctctctctctctctctctctctctctatatatatatatatatatatatatatatatatatatataaaacaaaatctatccCATTTTATTATCCTAAAAATATGACCTTCATTTTTCatgctaaaaaatgttttatgaagaGTTGCTGATAGAGGATAGTTTTAATGAGTGCTTTTACctgagctttaaaataaaaagttggaatttttttccaactttgttgATGTTTTACTGGTCTGTGAAATCCAAGTGAAGGCCCAGAAGTAGGGATATCAGTGGCCCAAGTGGGACAGTTTAATCAAACAGTGTTGTTAGCTATGCGCAGGACATTCCTCCAACTGCCCCTTTTCTGTCTTTGCATTGTCCTTATGCACGTTTTACTCCGCATTAGCACCTTCAGATCCCAAATAGAgatgcctttattttcttaaacatctaGATTTTAGCCCATTCTCTGAAAGCACCCCCAAATCATTGGCACCTGGCACCATCTCTTGACCCCAGCCAGCACTACTTTCTCCACCTCAATATACAAGACCCTTAGCCCCAACCATTATCTTCTTCGGAATCTTCTTTTACTCTGAAAGTAGTTGGCTTTGGAGGAATAACCGGGATCCTGATACTGTTTTAAACCAAAAATTGTAGATTTTATTACCCATCTCATTATCCATTGTATTCAT
This window contains:
- the LOC144285379 gene encoding RAD52 motif-containing protein 1-like, yielding MTVRWDPGSSPFGLYPKNSLEEKKEALGLWRGGAAGGEFWFLGVKFHVRIWCGTSPQRSLVTAFSQFGLLYSVGVFPNAAVARPGFCAIIKFYSARDAHRAQRACHEKHLFQNSPLKVHLGTKHKAVQHQALALNSSQCQELANYYFGFNGWSKRIIKANFIDFL